ACTTCTGTTCTTAATTTGGTTGCACCCGCACCAACTGGATCAAGAACTACTGGTTTCTTGTACTCACTTGCTAGCTCGACTGCCTTGAACATTGATTGTATCCAGTGTCTATCAAGGGTCCCGATGTTAATAACGATTGAATCGGCTATCCTTATCATGTCTTCTAGCTCCTCCTCTGCATGGGCCATTACCGGAGATGCTCCAAGGGCAAGCAGGGCGTTGGCTGTTGTGTTCATAACTACAAAATTCGTAATATTGTGAACCAGTGGTTTTCTCTCTCTAACTTTCTCTAGCGCCTCTCCAATCATTTCTCCCACCTTGCGAGGATATAGTAAATCATGGCTGAAAGTAGAAATACCGGGATGCTGGCTCCTATTTTGTTTCCTATTGAACTGAGAATTGGGAAGCTAACGCCTATTAGGGATTCCATGGTAAGTCCAATATATACTATGAATCCAATAACCCATGCTATCACTCCTGATATCTTCAAGCTATTATCCTGGAGGAGCTCTTCGGGGTTGTAGCCTCTCTTCACAAGGAAGTAGTCTGTTATCATTATTGCGGCCAGGGGAACAAAAGCTCCACCAATTAGTAGTAGGAATGATTCGTACTTATCCACTGGAAATACGAGTGCTAGAAGGGTTCCAAGAGTTCCAACGAGAACAACGTGTAGCTTGGCATTTGCCTTAGGATTGATGTTCTTCCATGTCACAGATGCTGAGTATATATCCATGAACGTTGTGTTTAGTGTTGAAACAAGTACTATAAGCATAGCGGGGATTCCAAGCCCATAAGCTGCTATTATACTTATTGGGTCAGGTTGCTTTACGGCTATATTGCTTAGTGCCCCCAGGAAGTAACAGAAGGCAGATCCTACAAGATGACCAAGATAAGTTCCCCATGCGGCGTCATTTTTAGTTTTTGCAAATCTAGCATAGTCTGCTATTGTTGGGGCCCAGCTTAATGGCATTGCTATTACCAAATCCAAAGCTATCAACAATGGTAGTCCTCCCTCTCCAGGCCTGCTCCAGAGGTCTTGGAAGGAGTATTTTGAAAATATCACGAATAGGAGCCATATGCTTAGTATTCCGAGAAGAACTACGGAGGCCTTTTCTAGCCACTTCCACTTTTCTGGTCCAACTAAAGTCCATAGTGTAACGAGTATACCAAGTACGATGACCCATGCCATATAAGTTCCGGGAAATATTACATCCAAGGCCCTTCCACCAACTATCAACATTATTGCAGTCCAGCCGATTAGCTGGAGGTAATTGAGGAAAGATGGAAGGACTGACCCGACTCTGCCCAGTGGACCTCTTGAAAGAACCATAGTCGGTAAACCAGTTTCCTGTCCCTCTATTGCTATCAAACTCATGACGGCATTCCCAAGCAAGTGACCTAGTATTATTATGAGGAGTGCTTCTTTAAGAGAGAGGTATGGAGTTAGAAGGGCTCCTGCCCATATAACAGCTATTCCAAAGTCCGCTCCAAACCATACTGAGAAGTTGCTCCA
This is a stretch of genomic DNA from Pyrococcus sp. ST04. It encodes these proteins:
- the cytX gene encoding putative hydroxymethylpyrimidine transporter CytX, translating into MYDIKPVKERVFDFWSNFSVWFGADFGIAVIWAGALLTPYLSLKEALLIIILGHLLGNAVMSLIAIEGQETGLPTMVLSRGPLGRVGSVLPSFLNYLQLIGWTAIMLIVGGRALDVIFPGTYMAWVIVLGILVTLWTLVGPEKWKWLEKASVVLLGILSIWLLFVIFSKYSFQDLWSRPGEGGLPLLIALDLVIAMPLSWAPTIADYARFAKTKNDAAWGTYLGHLVGSAFCYFLGALSNIAVKQPDPISIIAAYGLGIPAMLIVLVSTLNTTFMDIYSASVTWKNINPKANAKLHVVLVGTLGTLLALVFPVDKYESFLLLIGGAFVPLAAIMITDYFLVKRGYNPEELLQDNSLKISGVIAWVIGFIVYIGLTMESLIGVSFPILSSIGNKIGASIPVFLLSAMIYYILARWEK